A part of Amblyraja radiata isolate CabotCenter1 chromosome 35, sAmbRad1.1.pri, whole genome shotgun sequence genomic DNA contains:
- the mcoln1 gene encoding mucolipin-1 isoform X2, with protein sequence MVVDFKEENTMTFKHLFLKDYTVEADGSYAVYKKRDVYDSIFYAVNQYLALHNMSLGRYAYVFENDANRTGLHLCQRFYKKGSIFPANDSFNINPLVITDCMSVSPMETEMHKNLSLKFYKLIDVSIRFKLKAINIQTIINHEIPDCYTFNILILFDNKAHSGRIKISLDNKVVINECAEPSVSGYGRNEAGLLTFDTCIILLCALSFVLCVRSIIRGIMLQHEFGKFFVQKHKRDVSCATRMEFVNGWYVLLIVSDVFTFLGTVMKIGIESKNFASYDLCSILLGTSTLLVWVGVIRYLSFFQKYNILIVTLRVAFPNVIRFCCCVAVIYMGYCFCGWIVLGPYHDKFRTLSMVSECLFSLINGDDMFVTFAHMRQKSTLVWLFSQVYLYSFISLFIYMVLSLFIALITGSYEAIKHHGISGVHPIELREFIAECTDAPNSGKFRQVESSVCSLFCCCDRMTTYEETLLVN encoded by the exons ATGGTGGTGGATTTTAAGGAAGAAAACACAATGACATTTAAACACCTATTCTTGAAGGATTACACAGTGGAAGCGGATGGTTCCTATGCCGTGTACAAGAAGAGGGACGTTTATGACTCTATTTTCTACGCAGTTAACCAG TACCTGGCTCTGCACAATATGTCTCTGGGACGCTACGCCTATGTGTTTGAGAATGACGCCAATCGGACCGGCCTCCATCTTTGCCAGCGTTTTTACAAGAAGGGCAGCATCTTCCCAGCGAACGACAGCTTCAACATCAACCCGCTGGTGATAACAG acTGTATGAGTGTGAGCCCCATGGAGACGGAGATGCACAAGAACCTCTCGCTGAAATTCTACAA GCTTATCGATGTGTCCATCAGATTTAAACTGAAAGCTATTAACATTCAGACAATCATCAACCATGAAATCCCAGATTGCTACACCTTTAACATTCTA ATCCTGTTTGACAACAAGGCCCACAGTGGCCGGATAAAGATCAGCCTGGATAACAAAGTGGTCATCAACGAGTGTGCTGAGCCCAGTGTTTCTGGATATG GAAGGAATGAGGCTGGCCTCCTGACGTTTGACACTTGCATCATTCTGTTGTGTGCGCTATCGTTCGTCCTGTGCGTGAGATCCATCATCCGAGGCATCATGCTGCAACAT GAATTTGGGAAGTTCTTCGTCCAGAAGCACAAGAGGGACGTGTCATGTGCCACTCGCATGGAGTTTGTCAATGGCTGGTACGTGCTGCTGATAGTCAGCGATGTCTTCACCTTCCTGGGCACGGTGATGAAGATAGGAATCGAGTCCAAG AATTTTGCATCCTATGACCTGTGCAGTATTCTACTGGGAACCTCAACTTTGTTAGTCTGGGTTGGAGTGATTCGCTATTTAAGTTTCTTTCAGAAATACAAC ATCCTCATCGTAACTCTCCGAGTCGCTTTCCCGAATGTGATCCGCTTCTGCTGCTGCGTTGCTGTCATCTACATGGGTTACTGCTTCTGCGGGTGGATAGTGCTGGGCCCTTATCACGACAAG TTCCGAACGCTCTCGATGGTCTCGGAGTGTTTGTTCTCGCTCATCAATGGGGACGACATGTTTGTGACGttcgcacacatgcggcagaagaGTACGCTGGTTTGGTTGTTCAGCCAGGTCTACCTGTACAGCTTCATCAGTCTCTTCATCTACATGGTGCTCAGCCTCTTCATCGCCCTCATCACTGGCTCCTATGAAGCCATCAAG CACCACGGGATCAGTGGGGTCCACCCCATAGAGCTGCGTGAATTCATCGCGGAGTGCACGGATGCTCCCAACTCTGGCAAGTTCCGTCAGGTGGAGAGCTCCGTCTGCTCCTTGTTCTGCTGCTGCGACAG AATGACCACATATGAGGAGACACTCTTGGTGAACTGA
- the mcoln1 gene encoding mucolipin-1 isoform X1 yields MAVSCRDTVEREKLFTPVNSYGSQDHVHISPHSCVSSGAAFDIQEEEMKRKLKYYFMSPCDKYRAKGRKPFKLVVQIVKLICVTVQLILFGLSNQMVVDFKEENTMTFKHLFLKDYTVEADGSYAVYKKRDVYDSIFYAVNQYLALHNMSLGRYAYVFENDANRTGLHLCQRFYKKGSIFPANDSFNINPLVITDCMSVSPMETEMHKNLSLKFYKLIDVSIRFKLKAINIQTIINHEIPDCYTFNILILFDNKAHSGRIKISLDNKVVINECAEPSVSGYGRNEAGLLTFDTCIILLCALSFVLCVRSIIRGIMLQHEFGKFFVQKHKRDVSCATRMEFVNGWYVLLIVSDVFTFLGTVMKIGIESKNFASYDLCSILLGTSTLLVWVGVIRYLSFFQKYNILIVTLRVAFPNVIRFCCCVAVIYMGYCFCGWIVLGPYHDKFRTLSMVSECLFSLINGDDMFVTFAHMRQKSTLVWLFSQVYLYSFISLFIYMVLSLFIALITGSYEAIKHHGISGVHPIELREFIAECTDAPNSGKFRQVESSVCSLFCCCDRMTTYEETLLVN; encoded by the exons TGGAGCGGGAGAAGCTGTTCACTCCGGTCAACAGCTATGGCTCTCAGGACCACGTCCACATCTCTCCGCACTCCTGTGTGTCTTCTGGAGCTGCGTTCGACATACAAGAGGAAGAAATGAAGAGGAAACTGAAGTACTACTTCATGAGTCCTTGTGACAAGTACCGAGCGAAAGGCCGGAAGCCATTCAAACTGGTGGTGCAGATCGTAAAGCTCATCTGCGTCACAGTGCAG TTAATCCTGTTCGGCTTGAGTAACCAGATGGTGGTGGATTTTAAGGAAGAAAACACAATGACATTTAAACACCTATTCTTGAAGGATTACACAGTGGAAGCGGATGGTTCCTATGCCGTGTACAAGAAGAGGGACGTTTATGACTCTATTTTCTACGCAGTTAACCAG TACCTGGCTCTGCACAATATGTCTCTGGGACGCTACGCCTATGTGTTTGAGAATGACGCCAATCGGACCGGCCTCCATCTTTGCCAGCGTTTTTACAAGAAGGGCAGCATCTTCCCAGCGAACGACAGCTTCAACATCAACCCGCTGGTGATAACAG acTGTATGAGTGTGAGCCCCATGGAGACGGAGATGCACAAGAACCTCTCGCTGAAATTCTACAA GCTTATCGATGTGTCCATCAGATTTAAACTGAAAGCTATTAACATTCAGACAATCATCAACCATGAAATCCCAGATTGCTACACCTTTAACATTCTA ATCCTGTTTGACAACAAGGCCCACAGTGGCCGGATAAAGATCAGCCTGGATAACAAAGTGGTCATCAACGAGTGTGCTGAGCCCAGTGTTTCTGGATATG GAAGGAATGAGGCTGGCCTCCTGACGTTTGACACTTGCATCATTCTGTTGTGTGCGCTATCGTTCGTCCTGTGCGTGAGATCCATCATCCGAGGCATCATGCTGCAACAT GAATTTGGGAAGTTCTTCGTCCAGAAGCACAAGAGGGACGTGTCATGTGCCACTCGCATGGAGTTTGTCAATGGCTGGTACGTGCTGCTGATAGTCAGCGATGTCTTCACCTTCCTGGGCACGGTGATGAAGATAGGAATCGAGTCCAAG AATTTTGCATCCTATGACCTGTGCAGTATTCTACTGGGAACCTCAACTTTGTTAGTCTGGGTTGGAGTGATTCGCTATTTAAGTTTCTTTCAGAAATACAAC ATCCTCATCGTAACTCTCCGAGTCGCTTTCCCGAATGTGATCCGCTTCTGCTGCTGCGTTGCTGTCATCTACATGGGTTACTGCTTCTGCGGGTGGATAGTGCTGGGCCCTTATCACGACAAG TTCCGAACGCTCTCGATGGTCTCGGAGTGTTTGTTCTCGCTCATCAATGGGGACGACATGTTTGTGACGttcgcacacatgcggcagaagaGTACGCTGGTTTGGTTGTTCAGCCAGGTCTACCTGTACAGCTTCATCAGTCTCTTCATCTACATGGTGCTCAGCCTCTTCATCGCCCTCATCACTGGCTCCTATGAAGCCATCAAG CACCACGGGATCAGTGGGGTCCACCCCATAGAGCTGCGTGAATTCATCGCGGAGTGCACGGATGCTCCCAACTCTGGCAAGTTCCGTCAGGTGGAGAGCTCCGTCTGCTCCTTGTTCTGCTGCTGCGACAG AATGACCACATATGAGGAGACACTCTTGGTGAACTGA